The following proteins are co-located in the Desulfatitalea tepidiphila genome:
- a CDS encoding glycosyltransferase family 2 protein — MTNSDINFSIIIPCYNASMYIDRAINSALAQRIGNYEIIVVDDGSTDTTDDILHAYVSTNKYRISSIRQENRGPAAARNRGISESKGEYLLFLDADDELLPDALQAFQSTLCEANFKYDFVYAGHYSVNIAGKTKKLCPESREVKGPREFKRLIEGKGVSPTHGAIVIRKRCFQKLSYPESIRCNEDFVLFAHLFALYSGRAISRPVVFKYKREGSLRGDTQAIVDAVTKAPALLFDPTVLPDEYFKFKPLYVAKRYLEKARINFKNREFSEFRKTYHQSIEAYPRTIFKHRFLIRYLYAIAWLALNHG, encoded by the coding sequence ATGACTAATTCCGATATCAACTTTTCGATAATCATCCCCTGCTACAATGCCTCCATGTACATAGATAGAGCCATCAACTCAGCATTGGCCCAAAGGATAGGCAACTATGAGATCATAGTTGTAGATGATGGCTCCACCGATACGACGGATGATATCTTGCACGCATACGTATCCACGAATAAATATCGAATTTCCTCTATTCGTCAAGAAAACAGAGGGCCTGCCGCTGCACGAAATAGGGGAATATCCGAATCTAAAGGCGAATATCTGCTTTTTCTTGACGCAGACGATGAGTTGTTGCCAGACGCATTACAGGCGTTTCAATCAACTCTGTGTGAAGCCAACTTCAAATACGATTTTGTTTATGCCGGGCATTATTCTGTAAATATAGCTGGTAAAACCAAAAAATTGTGTCCGGAATCAAGAGAGGTTAAGGGTCCCCGCGAATTTAAGCGGCTCATTGAGGGCAAGGGTGTAAGCCCGACCCATGGTGCTATAGTTATACGCAAGAGGTGCTTCCAGAAACTGTCTTATCCAGAATCGATTCGATGCAACGAGGATTTTGTTCTGTTTGCGCATTTGTTCGCTTTGTATTCAGGTAGAGCGATATCGCGCCCTGTGGTTTTCAAATACAAGCGGGAAGGAAGCTTACGTGGTGACACACAGGCTATTGTCGATGCCGTGACCAAAGCGCCCGCCCTGCTTTTCGACCCAACTGTGCTGCCGGATGAGTATTTTAAGTTCAAACCGCTTTATGTCGCCAAAAGATATTTGGAGAAGGCAAGAATCAATTTCAAAAACAGGGAATTTTCTGAATTTCGCAAAACATATCATCAATCAATAGAGGCTTATCCTCGAACCATCTTTAAACACAGGTTTCTTATTAGATATCTCTACGCTATTGCCTGGTTGGCTTTAAATCATGGGTAG
- a CDS encoding glycosyltransferase family 2 protein has translation MVDKTLPISLVIITYNEEKNIRRCLESAFGMVSEIVIVDSGSTDGTTRIASDYNAHVYHNPWPGHVAQKNIALSKCTQRWALSLDADEAMSIALRFSIENLFRRGEPDRSGYWINRKNFYLGEWIEHAWYPEWRLRMVKTNKALWVGSDPHDRLSVSGPTAKLTGDILHYSYADLQDHISRTISYGRIGAHTLVSRGQDFKWYKLVFSPLIRFAKSLILKQAWRDGWRGWIIAYSSLIACFVKYALVFEAKLNRESKADEEAEWKAPK, from the coding sequence ATGGTTGATAAAACACTTCCGATATCTCTGGTAATCATTACCTATAACGAAGAGAAAAACATACGTCGATGCCTTGAAAGCGCTTTTGGGATGGTTTCGGAGATTGTCATAGTAGATTCCGGTTCTACAGATGGAACAACCCGAATCGCCTCCGATTACAACGCTCACGTTTATCACAACCCGTGGCCAGGTCATGTAGCTCAGAAAAATATTGCACTATCGAAATGCACCCAGCGATGGGCTTTATCTTTGGATGCCGATGAGGCCATGTCCATAGCTTTGCGTTTTTCCATTGAAAATTTATTCCGTCGAGGTGAACCGGATCGATCCGGATATTGGATCAATCGGAAGAATTTTTACCTTGGCGAATGGATAGAGCATGCTTGGTATCCCGAATGGCGCCTTCGAATGGTAAAAACAAACAAAGCCCTTTGGGTGGGATCCGATCCTCACGATAGATTGTCAGTCAGTGGCCCGACTGCTAAATTAACTGGAGATATTTTGCATTATTCATATGCCGATCTCCAAGATCATATCAGCCGGACCATCAGCTATGGGCGAATTGGGGCTCATACCCTGGTGAGTCGAGGACAGGATTTTAAATGGTATAAGCTTGTTTTTTCTCCTCTTATCAGGTTTGCTAAAAGCCTGATATTGAAACAGGCATGGCGGGATGGTTGGCGAGGATGGATTATCGCTTACTCCTCTCTGATAGCCTGTTTTGTAAAGTATGCTCTCGTGTTCGAAGCGAAATTGAATAGAGAATCCAAAGCTGATGAGGAGGCGGAATGGAAAGCGCCGAAGTAA
- a CDS encoding sulfotransferase family protein: MESAEVISLKYPLVFVVGIAHSGSTLLGKLLDMHSQVLCVGELLRIRDAIEKAYPCSCGKKLEDCDYWHRHIEWIKNEAGLNFKHFTQGLYAKLCALSGKNVAVDLSKTRVLRMMDGFFVNRMKRFRDAGFILLLRDPKGISASAMRRTDKSLDRFLNRYLKWMNRFQKLVDNEGDRVLILKYEDLCNTPDQEIMRLCQFIGITFEPGMMAPSDKEHHFVHSSTSNYMKNLNTLKVDNRWQHELRNDDIAKIDFIINKVKLLRQAYAGS; the protein is encoded by the coding sequence ATGGAAAGCGCCGAAGTAATATCGCTGAAATACCCGCTTGTATTTGTGGTGGGTATCGCCCACAGCGGATCGACTTTGTTGGGAAAATTGCTTGACATGCACTCTCAAGTGTTGTGCGTCGGGGAATTGTTGCGCATAAGGGATGCAATAGAAAAGGCTTATCCTTGCAGTTGTGGCAAGAAGCTCGAGGATTGCGATTATTGGCACAGACACATTGAATGGATAAAAAATGAGGCCGGCCTGAATTTCAAACACTTTACGCAAGGACTATATGCGAAATTGTGTGCACTTTCGGGCAAAAACGTCGCTGTCGATCTGTCAAAAACAAGGGTGTTGCGTATGATGGATGGTTTTTTCGTCAATAGAATGAAGAGATTTAGAGACGCAGGCTTTATTCTGCTCCTGCGAGATCCCAAAGGGATAAGCGCCTCTGCGATGCGCCGAACAGATAAGTCGCTGGACAGATTTTTAAATAGATATCTTAAATGGATGAACAGATTTCAGAAATTGGTTGATAACGAAGGTGACAGGGTGCTTATCCTGAAATACGAGGATTTATGCAACACACCTGATCAGGAAATTATGCGTCTTTGTCAATTTATAGGTATAACATTCGAACCAGGAATGATGGCCCCTTCTGACAAAGAACATCATTTTGTTCATAGCAGTACCTCAAATTATATGAAAAACTTAAACACCCTGAAAGTCGATAATCGCTGGCAGCATGAGCTCCGAAATGATGATATTGCGAAGATTGACTTCATCATTAACAAGGTGAAGTTGTTAAGGCAGGCATACGCAGGTAGTTAA
- a CDS encoding glycosyltransferase family 4 protein, whose amino-acid sequence MRVALVHPHYRPDGGAETAVVHTLNALRLKGAQVSIISRHWSEKDRDNQVITCNPFYIGRLWRELGFAKKAEEIVSTLQVDIVQSQIRMSGCDIYRAGGGVHREWLRQRNRISGPFRRLLTILSAYHGYKLHSEKQIYSDERLKAVICNSHMVSQEIKMYYGVPVEKIHVIYNAVDLRKFDATANKERGRNLRDQLGIADDKIVFLFVGSGYERKGLSTLLECMANMPGDCILVVVGKESRIRKYYRRCRQLGLSEKVIFAGMQKDVVPYYAAADAFVLPTLYDAFANSVLEAMASSLPVITSLKCGAVDLIENERNGFLCDSLDKELIIKYMHLLRNPAIRSTVGDAGRKTVENFTTENMSKQLYTLYEEILG is encoded by the coding sequence ATGAGGGTGGCTTTGGTTCATCCGCACTATCGTCCAGACGGTGGTGCGGAGACGGCGGTTGTTCATACTTTAAATGCACTGCGACTTAAGGGTGCACAGGTAAGTATCATCTCCAGGCATTGGTCAGAAAAGGACAGAGACAATCAGGTAATAACGTGCAATCCGTTTTATATCGGCAGATTATGGCGTGAATTGGGATTCGCCAAGAAAGCAGAAGAAATTGTTTCCACACTGCAAGTCGATATCGTTCAATCTCAAATTAGAATGTCCGGTTGTGATATATATCGCGCAGGTGGAGGGGTGCATCGTGAATGGCTGCGTCAAAGGAACAGGATTTCCGGCCCTTTTAGAAGGTTGTTGACTATATTGAGTGCATATCATGGCTACAAATTGCATTCCGAGAAGCAAATCTATTCTGATGAACGGTTGAAGGCGGTCATATGTAATTCACATATGGTGAGCCAAGAGATTAAAATGTATTACGGAGTACCTGTTGAAAAGATCCATGTGATTTACAACGCAGTGGATCTCCGAAAATTCGATGCAACCGCCAATAAGGAAAGAGGGCGCAATCTTAGAGACCAATTGGGAATAGCGGATGATAAAATCGTTTTTCTTTTTGTCGGGTCTGGCTATGAGCGAAAGGGTCTATCCACGCTATTGGAGTGCATGGCGAATATGCCGGGCGACTGCATTTTGGTCGTGGTTGGTAAAGAATCGCGTATACGGAAATACTATCGTAGATGCAGGCAGTTGGGCCTTTCTGAAAAGGTTATTTTCGCAGGAATGCAAAAGGATGTGGTGCCATACTATGCGGCTGCCGATGCCTTTGTTTTGCCAACATTATATGATGCCTTCGCCAATAGTGTTCTGGAAGCCATGGCTTCCTCGTTGCCAGTCATCACAAGTTTAAAGTGCGGCGCTGTGGATCTCATCGAGAATGAACGAAATGGTTTTTTATGCGACTCCCTCGATAAAGAACTTATTATTAAGTACATGCACTTACTGAGAAACCCCGCTATTAGATCAACTGTAGGAGATGCAGGCCGGAAAACTGTTGAAAATTTCACTACAGAAAATATGAGCAAACAACTCTATACTCTTTATGAAGAAATATTGGGTTGA